The following are from one region of the uncultured Methanobrevibacter sp. genome:
- a CDS encoding 50S ribosomal protein L11: protein MAKDTVEVLIEGGSATPGPPLGPALGPLGINMMQVVEEINKKSADFAGMKVPVIVSVDRDTKEFEIEIGTPPTTSLIMEELGIEKASHEPGLDIVNDLPIETALKIARMKFDSLLANDYKAGVKEVMGTCVSMGISVDGKDPREAQKAVDAGEYDDILVE from the coding sequence ATGGCTAAAGATACAGTCGAAGTTCTTATCGAAGGTGGAAGCGCTACTCCTGGACCTCCATTAGGCCCAGCTTTAGGACCTCTCGGTATTAACATGATGCAAGTAGTAGAAGAAATTAATAAAAAAAGCGCTGACTTTGCAGGAATGAAAGTACCTGTTATTGTTAGTGTTGACAGGGATACTAAAGAATTTGAAATCGAAATTGGTACTCCTCCAACTACTTCACTTATCATGGAAGAATTAGGCATCGAAAAAGCTTCTCATGAACCAGGTTTAGACATTGTAAATGACTTACCAATTGAAACCGCTTTAAAAATCGCTAGAATGAAATTCGATTCATTACTTGCAAACGATTACAAAGCAGGTGTCAAAGAAGTTATGGGAACCTGTGTAAGTATGGGAATATCCGTTGACGGAAAAGACCCTAGAGAAGCACAAAAAGCAGTAGATGCTGGAGAATATGACGATATCTTAGTAGAATAG
- a CDS encoding 50S ribosomal protein L10, protein MAHVAEWKKEEVKELKSIIDQYDVIGLVDLENIPAKQLQEMRRTLKGKAVIRMSKINLINLALEDCNAEKTNIVDLSEHMDGQIALIATEMNPFKLYKILEDSKTQAPAKPGTIAPEDIIVPEGDTGFEPGPFLGELQQVGIPAKIDKGKICVQKETVVVEAGEEVSKQVAATLSRLEINPMEVGMDLKAVYEEGSIYTSDVLAIDEEQTLADVQNAFRSAFNLSVNAAIPTDETISTIITLAYTRAINVGVEAAIMTSETSEPIIGLAQAKMLAIASEVADTPGAIDDELADKLANVAVAAAPVVEEVVEEEEEEEEEEESSEEEAAAGLGALFG, encoded by the coding sequence ATGGCTCATGTTGCTGAATGGAAAAAGGAAGAAGTTAAAGAGCTTAAATCTATCATCGACCAATACGATGTTATCGGTCTTGTAGATTTAGAAAACATTCCTGCAAAACAGCTCCAAGAAATGAGAAGAACTCTTAAAGGCAAAGCTGTTATCAGAATGTCCAAAATTAATCTTATTAATTTAGCTCTTGAAGATTGTAATGCTGAAAAAACCAACATTGTTGATTTATCAGAACATATGGATGGTCAGATTGCACTTATTGCAACCGAAATGAATCCTTTCAAATTGTACAAAATATTGGAAGACAGTAAAACCCAAGCTCCTGCAAAACCAGGAACTATTGCTCCAGAAGATATTATTGTACCTGAAGGAGATACCGGATTCGAACCAGGTCCATTTTTAGGTGAATTACAGCAAGTTGGAATTCCTGCAAAAATTGATAAAGGTAAAATCTGCGTACAAAAAGAAACAGTTGTCGTAGAAGCTGGTGAAGAAGTATCCAAACAAGTAGCAGCTACTTTATCCAGATTAGAAATTAATCCAATGGAAGTAGGAATGGACTTAAAAGCAGTATACGAAGAAGGATCAATCTATACTTCAGACGTACTTGCAATCGATGAAGAACAAACATTAGCTGACGTTCAAAATGCATTTAGAAGTGCATTCAACTTATCTGTAAACGCAGCAATCCCTACTGATGAAACTATTTCCACTATCATTACTCTTGCATACACCAGAGCAATCAATGTCGGTGTAGAAGCAGCAATTATGACTTCTGAAACTTCAGAACCAATTATTGGATTAGCACAGGCTAAAATGTTAGCAATCGCATCCGAAGTGGCAGACACTCCTGGTGCTATCGATGACGAATTAGCTGACAAACTCGCTAATGTTGCAGTAGCAGCAGCTCCAGTAGTAGAAGAAGTTGTCGAAGAAGAAGAGGAAGAAGAGGAAGAAGAAGAAAGTAGTGAAGAAGAAGCAGCAGCTGGGTTAGGAGCTCTCTTCGGTTAA